A stretch of the Homo sapiens chromosome 2 genomic patch of type NOVEL, GRCh38.p14 PATCHES HSCHR2_12_CTG7_2 genome encodes the following:
- the CCDC74B gene encoding coiled-coil domain-containing protein 74B isoform 2 (isoform 2 is encoded by transcript variant 2; The RefSeq protein has 1 substitution compared to this genomic sequence) yields the protein MSGAGVAAGTRPPSSPTPGSRRRRQRPSVGVQSLRPQSPQLRQSDPQKRNLDLEKSLQFLQQQHSEMLAKLHEEIEHLKRENKDLRYKLIMNQTSQKKDSLSTSSFQSVKSISNSGKARPQPGSFNKQDSKADVPQKADLEEEPLLHNSKLDKVPGVQGQARKEKAEASNAGAACMGNSQHQGRQMGAAAHPPMILPLPLRKPTTLRQCEVLIRELWNTNLLQTQELQHLKSLLEGSQRPQAVPEEASFPRDQEATHFPKVSTKSLSKKCLLLSPPVAERAILPALKQTPKNNFAERQKRLQAMQKRRLHRSVL from the exons ATGAGCGGTGCGGGGGTGGCGGCTGGGACGCGGCCCCCCAGCTCGCCGACCCCGGGCTCTCGGCGCCGGCGCCAGCGCCCCTCTGTGGGCGTCCAGTCCTTGAGGCCGCAGAGCCCGCAGCTCAGGCAGAGCGACCCGCAGAAACGGAACCTGGACCTGGAGAAGAGCCTACAGTTCCTGCAGCAGCAGCACTCGGAGATGCTGGCCAAGCTCCATGAGGAGATCGAGCATCTGAAGCGGGAAAACAAGG ATCTCCGTTACAAGCTCATAATGAATCAGACATCACAGAAGAAAG ACAGCCTCTCCACGTCAAGCTTCCAGTCTGTCAAGTCCATCTCTAATTCAG GCAAGGCCAGGCCCCAGCCCGGCTCCTTCAACAAGCAAGATTCAAAAGCTGACGTCTCCCAGAAGGCGGACCTGGAAGAGGAGCCCCTACTTCACAACAGCAAGCTGGACAAGGTTCCTGGGGTACAAGGGCAGGCCAG AAAGGAGAAAGCAGAGGCCTCTAACGCAGGAGCTGCCTGTATGGGGAACAGCCAGCACCAGGGCAGGCAGATGGGGGCGGCGGCACACCCCCCAATGATCCTGCCCCTTCCCCTGCGAAAGCCCACCACACTTAGGCAGTGCGAAGTGCTCATCCGCGAGCTGTGGAATACCAACCTCCTGCAGACCCAAGAG CTGCAGCACCTCAAGTCCCTCCTGGAAGGGAGCCAGAGGCCCCAGGCAGTCCCGGAGGAAGCTAGCTTTCCCAG GGACCAAGAAGCCACGCATTTCCCCAAGGTCTCCACCAAGAGCCTCTCCAAGAAATG CCTGCTTCTGAGCCCACCTGTGGCGGAGCGTGCCATCCTGCCCGCGCTGAAGCAGACCCCGAAGAACAACTTTGCCGAGAGGCAGAAGAGGCTGCAGGCAATGCAGAAACGGCGCCTGCATCGCTCGGTGCTTTGA
- the CCDC74B gene encoding coiled-coil domain-containing protein 74B isoform X2 codes for MSGAGVAAGTRPPSSPTPGSRRRRQRPSVGVQSLRPQSPQLRQSDPQKRNLDLEKSLQFLQQQHSEMLAKLHEEIEHLKRENKGEPARGPRPALPPQAHSTLPLPQHRNTAINSSTRLGSGGTQDDLRYKLIMNQTSQKKDGPSGNHLSRASAPLGARWVCINGVWVEPGGPSPARLKEGSSRTHRPGGKRGRLAGGSADTVRSPADSLSTSSFQSVKSISNSANSQGKARPQPGSFNKQDSKADVSQKADLEEEPLLHNSKLDKVPGVQGQARKEKAEASNAGAACMGNSQHQGRQMGAAAHPPMILPLPLRKPTTLRQCEVLIRELWNTNLLQTQELQHLKSLLEGSQRPQAVPEEASFPRDQEATHFPKVSTKSLSKKCLLLSPPVAERAILPALKQTPKNNFAERQKRLQAMQKRRLHRSVL; via the exons ATGAGCGGTGCGGGGGTGGCGGCTGGGACGCGGCCCCCCAGCTCGCCGACCCCGGGCTCTCGGCGCCGGCGCCAGCGCCCCTCTGTGGGCGTCCAGTCCTTGAGGCCGCAGAGCCCGCAGCTCAGGCAGAGCGACCCGCAGAAACGGAACCTGGACCTGGAGAAGAGCCTACAGTTCCTGCAGCAGCAGCACTCGGAGATGCTGGCCAAGCTCCATGAGGAGATCGAGCATCTGAAGCGGGAAAACAAGGGTGAGCCGGCGCGGGGCCCTAGGCCGGCCCTGCCTCCCCAGGCACACTCAACACTGCCGCTCCCGCAGCACAGAAACACAGCCATCAACTCCAGCACACGCCTGGGCTCAGGGGGAACACAGGACG ATCTCCGTTACAAGCTCATAATGAATCAGACATCACAGAAGAAAG ATGGCCCCTCAGGAAACCACCTTTCCAGGGCCTCTGCTCCCTTGGGCGCTCGCTGGGTCTGCATCAACGGAGTGTGGGTAGAGCCGGGAGGACCCAGCCCTGCCAGGCTGAAGGAGGGCTCCTCACGGACACACAGGCCAGGAGGCAAGCGTGGGCGTCTTGCGGGCGGTAGCGCCGACACTGTGCGCTCTCCTGCAGACAGCCTCTCCACGTCAAGCTTCCAGTCTGTCAAGTCCATCTCTAATTCAG CCAACTCTCAAGGCAAGGCCAGGCCCCAGCCCGGCTCCTTCAACAAGCAAGATTCAAAAGCTGACGTCTCCCAGAAGGCGGACCTGGAAGAGGAGCCCCTACTTCACAACAGCAAGCTGGACAAGGTTCCTGGGGTACAAGGGCAGGCCAG AAAGGAGAAAGCAGAGGCCTCTAACGCAGGAGCTGCCTGTATGGGGAACAGCCAGCACCAGGGCAGGCAGATGGGGGCGGCGGCACACCCCCCAATGATCCTGCCCCTTCCCCTGCGAAAGCCCACCACACTTAGGCAGTGCGAAGTGCTCATCCGCGAGCTGTGGAATACCAACCTCCTGCAGACCCAAGAG CTGCAGCACCTCAAGTCCCTCCTGGAAGGGAGCCAGAGGCCCCAGGCAGTCCCGGAGGAAGCTAGCTTTCCCAG GGACCAAGAAGCCACGCATTTCCCCAAGGTCTCCACCAAGAGCCTCTCCAAGAAATG CCTGCTTCTGAGCCCACCTGTGGCGGAGCGTGCCATCCTGCCCGCGCTGAAGCAGACCCCGAAGAACAACTTTGCCGAGAGGCAGAAGAGGCTGCAGGCAATGCAGAAACGGCGCCTGCATCGCTCGGTGCTTTGA
- the CCDC74B gene encoding coiled-coil domain-containing protein 74B isoform X11, which translates to MSGAGVAAGTRPPSSPTPGSRRRRQRPSVGVQSLRPQSPQLRQSDPQKRNLDLEKSLQFLQQQHSEMLAKLHEEIEHLKRENKGEPARGPRPALPPQAHSTLPLPQHRNTAINSSTRLGSGGTQDDLRYKLIMNQTSQKKDSLSTSSFQSVKSISNSGSDLQPTLKARPGPSPAPSTSKIQKLTSPRRRTWKRSPYFTTASWTRFLGYKGRPERRKQRPLTQELPVWGTASTRAGRWGRRHTPQ; encoded by the exons ATGAGCGGTGCGGGGGTGGCGGCTGGGACGCGGCCCCCCAGCTCGCCGACCCCGGGCTCTCGGCGCCGGCGCCAGCGCCCCTCTGTGGGCGTCCAGTCCTTGAGGCCGCAGAGCCCGCAGCTCAGGCAGAGCGACCCGCAGAAACGGAACCTGGACCTGGAGAAGAGCCTACAGTTCCTGCAGCAGCAGCACTCGGAGATGCTGGCCAAGCTCCATGAGGAGATCGAGCATCTGAAGCGGGAAAACAAGGGTGAGCCGGCGCGGGGCCCTAGGCCGGCCCTGCCTCCCCAGGCACACTCAACACTGCCGCTCCCGCAGCACAGAAACACAGCCATCAACTCCAGCACACGCCTGGGCTCAGGGGGAACACAGGACG ATCTCCGTTACAAGCTCATAATGAATCAGACATCACAGAAGAAAG ACAGCCTCTCCACGTCAAGCTTCCAGTCTGTCAAGTCCATCTCTAATTCAG GGTCTGACTTGCAGCCAACTCTCAAGGCAAGGCCAGGCCCCAGCCCGGCTCCTTCAACAAGCAAGATTCAAAAGCTGACGTCTCCCAGAAGGCGGACCTGGAAGAGGAGCCCCTACTTCACAACAGCAAGCTGGACAAGGTTCCTGGGGTACAAGGGCAGGCCAG AAAGGAGAAAGCAGAGGCCTCTAACGCAGGAGCTGCCTGTATGGGGAACAGCCAGCACCAGGGCAGGCAGATGGGGGCGGCGGCACACCCCCCAATGA
- the CCDC74B gene encoding coiled-coil domain-containing protein 74B isoform X9 encodes MSGAGVAAGTRPPSSPTPGSRRRRQRPSVGVQSLRPQSPQLRQSDPQKRNLDLEKSLQFLQQQHSEMLAKLHEEIEHLKRENKGEPARGPRPALPPQAHSTLPLPQHRNTAINSSTRLGSGGTQDDLRYKLIMNQTSQKKDGPSGNHLSRASAPLGARWVCINGVWVEPGGPSPARLKEGSSRTHRPGGKRGRLAGGSADTVRSPADSLSTSSFQSVKSISNSGSDLQPTLKARPGPSPAPSTSKIQKLTSPRRRTWKRSPYFTTASWTRFLGYKGRPERRKQRPLTQELPVWGTASTRAGRWGRRHTPQ; translated from the exons ATGAGCGGTGCGGGGGTGGCGGCTGGGACGCGGCCCCCCAGCTCGCCGACCCCGGGCTCTCGGCGCCGGCGCCAGCGCCCCTCTGTGGGCGTCCAGTCCTTGAGGCCGCAGAGCCCGCAGCTCAGGCAGAGCGACCCGCAGAAACGGAACCTGGACCTGGAGAAGAGCCTACAGTTCCTGCAGCAGCAGCACTCGGAGATGCTGGCCAAGCTCCATGAGGAGATCGAGCATCTGAAGCGGGAAAACAAGGGTGAGCCGGCGCGGGGCCCTAGGCCGGCCCTGCCTCCCCAGGCACACTCAACACTGCCGCTCCCGCAGCACAGAAACACAGCCATCAACTCCAGCACACGCCTGGGCTCAGGGGGAACACAGGACG ATCTCCGTTACAAGCTCATAATGAATCAGACATCACAGAAGAAAG ATGGCCCCTCAGGAAACCACCTTTCCAGGGCCTCTGCTCCCTTGGGCGCTCGCTGGGTCTGCATCAACGGAGTGTGGGTAGAGCCGGGAGGACCCAGCCCTGCCAGGCTGAAGGAGGGCTCCTCACGGACACACAGGCCAGGAGGCAAGCGTGGGCGTCTTGCGGGCGGTAGCGCCGACACTGTGCGCTCTCCTGCAGACAGCCTCTCCACGTCAAGCTTCCAGTCTGTCAAGTCCATCTCTAATTCAG GGTCTGACTTGCAGCCAACTCTCAAGGCAAGGCCAGGCCCCAGCCCGGCTCCTTCAACAAGCAAGATTCAAAAGCTGACGTCTCCCAGAAGGCGGACCTGGAAGAGGAGCCCCTACTTCACAACAGCAAGCTGGACAAGGTTCCTGGGGTACAAGGGCAGGCCAG AAAGGAGAAAGCAGAGGCCTCTAACGCAGGAGCTGCCTGTATGGGGAACAGCCAGCACCAGGGCAGGCAGATGGGGGCGGCGGCACACCCCCCAATGA
- the CCDC74B gene encoding coiled-coil domain-containing protein 74B isoform X8 codes for MSGAGVAAGTRPPSSPTPGSRRRRQRPSVGVQSLRPQSPQLRQSDPQKRNLDLEKSLQFLQQQHSEMLAKLHEEIEHLKRENKGEPARGPRPALPPQAHSTLPLPQHRNTAINSSTRLGSGGTQDDLRYKLIMNQTSQKKDGPSGNHLSRASAPLGARWVCINGVWVEPGGPSPARLKEGSSRTHRPGGKRGRLAGGSADTVRSPADSLSTSSFQSVKSISNSVTGLVGSDLQPTLKARPGPSPAPSTSKIQKLTSPRRRTWKRSPYFTTASWTRFLGYKGRPERRKQRPLTQELPVWGTASTRAGRWGRRHTPQ; via the exons ATGAGCGGTGCGGGGGTGGCGGCTGGGACGCGGCCCCCCAGCTCGCCGACCCCGGGCTCTCGGCGCCGGCGCCAGCGCCCCTCTGTGGGCGTCCAGTCCTTGAGGCCGCAGAGCCCGCAGCTCAGGCAGAGCGACCCGCAGAAACGGAACCTGGACCTGGAGAAGAGCCTACAGTTCCTGCAGCAGCAGCACTCGGAGATGCTGGCCAAGCTCCATGAGGAGATCGAGCATCTGAAGCGGGAAAACAAGGGTGAGCCGGCGCGGGGCCCTAGGCCGGCCCTGCCTCCCCAGGCACACTCAACACTGCCGCTCCCGCAGCACAGAAACACAGCCATCAACTCCAGCACACGCCTGGGCTCAGGGGGAACACAGGACG ATCTCCGTTACAAGCTCATAATGAATCAGACATCACAGAAGAAAG ATGGCCCCTCAGGAAACCACCTTTCCAGGGCCTCTGCTCCCTTGGGCGCTCGCTGGGTCTGCATCAACGGAGTGTGGGTAGAGCCGGGAGGACCCAGCCCTGCCAGGCTGAAGGAGGGCTCCTCACGGACACACAGGCCAGGAGGCAAGCGTGGGCGTCTTGCGGGCGGTAGCGCCGACACTGTGCGCTCTCCTGCAGACAGCCTCTCCACGTCAAGCTTCCAGTCTGTCAAGTCCATCTCTAATTCAG TGACCGGCCTTGTAGGGTCTGACTTGCAGCCAACTCTCAAGGCAAGGCCAGGCCCCAGCCCGGCTCCTTCAACAAGCAAGATTCAAAAGCTGACGTCTCCCAGAAGGCGGACCTGGAAGAGGAGCCCCTACTTCACAACAGCAAGCTGGACAAGGTTCCTGGGGTACAAGGGCAGGCCAG AAAGGAGAAAGCAGAGGCCTCTAACGCAGGAGCTGCCTGTATGGGGAACAGCCAGCACCAGGGCAGGCAGATGGGGGCGGCGGCACACCCCCCAATGA
- the CCDC74B gene encoding coiled-coil domain-containing protein 74B isoform X12 has translation MSGAGVAAGTRPPSSPTPGSRRRRQRPSVGVQSLRPQSPQLRQSDPQKRNLDLEKSLQFLQQQHSEMLAKLHEEIEHLKRENKGEPARGPRPALPPQAHSTLPLPQHRNTAINSSTRLGSGGTQDDLRYKLIMNQTSQKKDGPSGNHLSRASAPLGARWVCINGVWVEPGGPSPARLKEGSSRTHRPGGKRGRLAGGSADTVRSPADSLSTSSFQSVKSISNSAVPGKLGR, from the exons ATGAGCGGTGCGGGGGTGGCGGCTGGGACGCGGCCCCCCAGCTCGCCGACCCCGGGCTCTCGGCGCCGGCGCCAGCGCCCCTCTGTGGGCGTCCAGTCCTTGAGGCCGCAGAGCCCGCAGCTCAGGCAGAGCGACCCGCAGAAACGGAACCTGGACCTGGAGAAGAGCCTACAGTTCCTGCAGCAGCAGCACTCGGAGATGCTGGCCAAGCTCCATGAGGAGATCGAGCATCTGAAGCGGGAAAACAAGGGTGAGCCGGCGCGGGGCCCTAGGCCGGCCCTGCCTCCCCAGGCACACTCAACACTGCCGCTCCCGCAGCACAGAAACACAGCCATCAACTCCAGCACACGCCTGGGCTCAGGGGGAACACAGGACG ATCTCCGTTACAAGCTCATAATGAATCAGACATCACAGAAGAAAG ATGGCCCCTCAGGAAACCACCTTTCCAGGGCCTCTGCTCCCTTGGGCGCTCGCTGGGTCTGCATCAACGGAGTGTGGGTAGAGCCGGGAGGACCCAGCCCTGCCAGGCTGAAGGAGGGCTCCTCACGGACACACAGGCCAGGAGGCAAGCGTGGGCGTCTTGCGGGCGGTAGCGCCGACACTGTGCGCTCTCCTGCAGACAGCCTCTCCACGTCAAGCTTCCAGTCTGTCAAGTCCATCTCTAATTCAG CTGTTCCTGGAAAACTTGGGCGGTGA